Proteins from a single region of Echeneis naucrates chromosome 14, fEcheNa1.1, whole genome shotgun sequence:
- the chordc1b gene encoding cysteine and histidine-rich domain-containing protein 1 isoform X2 → MSVLCYNKGCGQRFDPENNPDDGCTYHPGVPVFHDALKGCTRGPHNKEKPPEPVKPDVTSSGEKEADDQTKPKFNEYIISAPKPQEAICRPSADEPMVRLQHKVSASLKQALEKLKLSENAAENKEEDSDEIKIGTSCKNGGCTKSFEGPASDSDVCLYHSGFPIFHEGMKYWSCCKRKTSDFNTFLAQEGCTKGVHLWRKKDAGKKVVPCRFDWHQTGSQVIISIYAKNSVPELCYVDANSTTLNIHVIFEGEKEFEQKISLWGVIDVSKSIVNMMAAKIEVAMKKSEVMSWARLDLPPPITPPKESEIKKEEADSEDEDE, encoded by the exons atgtctgttttgtgttataACAAAGGATGCGGGCAGCGGTTTGACCCAGAAAATAACCCGGACG ACGGCTGCACATATCATCCAGGAGTCCCGGTGTTCCATGATGCATTGAAG GGCTGCACTCGGGGCCCCCATAACAAAGAGAAGCCCCCTGAGCCAGTGAAACcagatgtgacatcatcaggagaaaaggaggcagatgaccaaaccaaaccaaagttCAATGAGTACATCATTTCCGCGCCAAAGCCTCAGGAGGCGATATGCAGACCCAG TGCTGATGAGCCGATGGTGAGATTGCAGCATAAAGTTTCTGCATCGCTGAAGCAGGCTCTGGAGAAACTTAAGTTGTCTGAAAACGCAGCAGAGAATAAAG agGAAGATAGCGACGAGATCAAGATTGGAACGTCCTGTAAAAATGGAGGCTGCACTAAA AGTTTTGAAGGGCCTGCAAGTGATTCTGATGTGTGCTTATACCACTCTGGGTTTCCTATCTTCCATGAAGG GATGAAATACTGGAGCTGCTGTAAGAGGAAAacctctgattttaacacattcCTCGCTCAAGAGGGGTGCACCAAGGGAGTACATCTATGGAGGAAAAAGGATGCA GGTAAGAAAGTGGTTCCCTGTCGGTTTGACTGGCATCAGACCGGGTCACaggtcatcatctccatctaTGCCAAGAACTCCGTCCCAGAGCTATGCTACGTGGATGCAAACAGCACCACG CTCAACATTCATGTTATATTTGAAGGGGAGAAGGAATTTGAGCAGAAAATCAGCCTGTGGGGA GTGATAGATGTGAGTAAAAGTATAGTAAACATGATGGCAGCCAAGATCGAGGTAGCCATGAAGAAATCCGAAGTTATGTCCTGGGCTCGTCTAGACCTCCCTCCCCCCATCACACCGCCCAAGGAGAgtgagataaaaaaagaagaggctGATAGCGAAGATGAAGACGAATGA
- the chordc1b gene encoding cysteine and histidine-rich domain-containing protein 1 isoform X1, translating to MSVLCYNKGCGQRFDPENNPDDGCTYHPGVPVFHDALKGWSCCKRRTTDFSDFLSIVGCTRGPHNKEKPPEPVKPDVTSSGEKEADDQTKPKFNEYIISAPKPQEAICRPSADEPMVRLQHKVSASLKQALEKLKLSENAAENKEEDSDEIKIGTSCKNGGCTKSFEGPASDSDVCLYHSGFPIFHEGMKYWSCCKRKTSDFNTFLAQEGCTKGVHLWRKKDAGKKVVPCRFDWHQTGSQVIISIYAKNSVPELCYVDANSTTLNIHVIFEGEKEFEQKISLWGVIDVSKSIVNMMAAKIEVAMKKSEVMSWARLDLPPPITPPKESEIKKEEADSEDEDE from the exons atgtctgttttgtgttataACAAAGGATGCGGGCAGCGGTTTGACCCAGAAAATAACCCGGACG ACGGCTGCACATATCATCCAGGAGTCCCGGTGTTCCATGATGCATTGAAG GGGTGGTCTTGCTGCAAGAGAAGAACAACCGACTTCTCAGACTTCCTTAGCATTGTT GGCTGCACTCGGGGCCCCCATAACAAAGAGAAGCCCCCTGAGCCAGTGAAACcagatgtgacatcatcaggagaaaaggaggcagatgaccaaaccaaaccaaagttCAATGAGTACATCATTTCCGCGCCAAAGCCTCAGGAGGCGATATGCAGACCCAG TGCTGATGAGCCGATGGTGAGATTGCAGCATAAAGTTTCTGCATCGCTGAAGCAGGCTCTGGAGAAACTTAAGTTGTCTGAAAACGCAGCAGAGAATAAAG agGAAGATAGCGACGAGATCAAGATTGGAACGTCCTGTAAAAATGGAGGCTGCACTAAA AGTTTTGAAGGGCCTGCAAGTGATTCTGATGTGTGCTTATACCACTCTGGGTTTCCTATCTTCCATGAAGG GATGAAATACTGGAGCTGCTGTAAGAGGAAAacctctgattttaacacattcCTCGCTCAAGAGGGGTGCACCAAGGGAGTACATCTATGGAGGAAAAAGGATGCA GGTAAGAAAGTGGTTCCCTGTCGGTTTGACTGGCATCAGACCGGGTCACaggtcatcatctccatctaTGCCAAGAACTCCGTCCCAGAGCTATGCTACGTGGATGCAAACAGCACCACG CTCAACATTCATGTTATATTTGAAGGGGAGAAGGAATTTGAGCAGAAAATCAGCCTGTGGGGA GTGATAGATGTGAGTAAAAGTATAGTAAACATGATGGCAGCCAAGATCGAGGTAGCCATGAAGAAATCCGAAGTTATGTCCTGGGCTCGTCTAGACCTCCCTCCCCCCATCACACCGCCCAAGGAGAgtgagataaaaaaagaagaggctGATAGCGAAGATGAAGACGAATGA
- the LOC115054475 gene encoding tyrosinase-like: MWSLIFFSLALRLAPSCQQFPRLCATPEALRTKECCPPWEGDGSACGASSGRGSCQDVEVPDQPDGPQYPFSGLDDRERWPLVFYNRTCQCAGNFMGFNCADCKFGYFGVNCNERRESLRRNIFHLSRTERIRLVSYLNLAKRTVSRDYVVATATYREMENGSVPMFADVSVYDVFVWMHYYVSRDALIGGPGNVWTDVDFAHWAPAFLPWHRVYLLHWEHEIRKLTGDESFTIPYWDWRDAQGCEVCIDELMGGPSPQDPSLLSAGSVFSSWKVLCSRAADYNSRGVLCDATEEGPLHRHPGNQNRNVVQRLPTSAEVEFTLSLTNYDTGAMDRSSNMSFRNTLEGFGDPQTGLGSSSRMGMHAAIHVFMNGSMSSVQASANDPIFLLHHAFVDSIYEQWLRRHRPSPSQYPESNAPIGHNSEYHMVPFLPLHRNKEYFISSKDLGYEYSHLLDANQRLAESMRPYLEELQDVWPWLLMAGLFGGIVTMAVTAAVLTAKRRYGGLPWLPARKWKTLFILPERQPLIWSNDTVESSHRNYQTST; the protein is encoded by the exons ATGTGGTCGCTGATCTTCTTTAGTTTGGCTCTGCGTTTGGCTCCTTCCTGTCAGCAGTTCCCCCGTCTGTGCGCCACCCCGGAGGCCTTACGCACCAAGGAGTGCTGCCCGCCTTGGGAGGGAGACGGCTCGGCCTGCGGAGCCAGCTCGGGCCGGGGTTCCTGTCAGGATGTGGAGGTGCCAGACCAGCCCGACGGGCCGCAGTACCCCTTCTCAGGGCTGGACGACAGGGAGAGGTGGCCCCTGGTTTTCTATAACCGGACCTGTCAGTGCGCAGGGAACTTCATGGGCTTCAACTGCGCGGACTGTAAGTTTGGCTACTTTGGGGTGAACTGCAATGAAAGGAGGGAGTCTCTGAGAAGGAACATATTCCACCTGTCCAGGACCGAGAGGATCAGACTGGTGTCCTACCTGAACTTGGCCAAGAGGACCGTCAGCAGGGACTACGTTGTGGCCACAGCGACctacagagagatggagaacgGATCTGTGCCGATGTTTGCCgatgtgtctgtgtatgatgTCTTCGTGTGGATGCATTACTATGTGTCCCGGGACGCCCTGATCGGGGGGCCTGGGAACGTGTGGACCGATGTGGACTTTGCCCACTGGGCGCCTGCCTTTCTGCCCTGGCACCGCGTTTACCTGCTGCACTGGGAGCATGAGATCCGGAAGCTGACCGGGGATGAGAGCTTCACCATCCCGTACTGGGACTGGAGGGATGCCCAGGGCTGCGAGGTGTGCATAGATGAGCTGATGGGGGGTCCTAGCCCACAGGACCCCAGTCTCCTCAGCGCAGGCTCGGTCTTCTCCTCTTGGAAG gTGCTGTGCTCCAGAGCCGCAGACTACAACAGCAGAGGAGTGTTGTGTGATGCCACGGAAGAAGGTCCACTGCATCGTCACCCTGGAAACCAGAACCGTAATGTGGTCCAACGACTGCCAACTTCTGCAGAGGTGGAGTTCACTCTCAGTCTGACCAACTATGACACTGGAGCCATGGACCGAAGCTCCAACATGAGCTTCAGGAACACTCTGGAAG GATTCGGGGACCCTCAGACTGGTTTGGGAAGCAGCTCTCGTATGGGCATGCACGCTGCCATCCACGTGTTCATGAACGGCTCCATGTCCTCAGTGCAAGCCTCAGCAAATGACCCCATTTTCCTTCTTCACCATGCTTTTGTTGACAG CATTTATGAGCAGTGGCTCAGGAGGCACAGACCATCACCATCCCAGTATCCAGAGTCCAATGCGCCCATTGGGCACAACAGTGAATACCACATGGTGCCCTTCCTGCCcctccacagaaacaaagaataCTTCATCTCTAGCAAGGATCTTGGATATGAATACTCTCACCTGCTAGACGCCA ACCAGAGGCTGGCAGAATCTATGCGTCCTTacctggaggagctgcaggatgtGTGGCCCTGGCTGCTGATGGCGGGGCTCTTTGGAGGGATTGTGACAATGGCCGTCACCGCAGCTGTTCTCACTGCAAAGCGGCGATATGGAGGGTTGCCTTGGTTGCCTGCAAGGAAGTGGAAAACCTTATTTATTCTCCCTGAAAGACAGCCACTTATCTGGAGCAATGACACTGTGGAAAGCAGCCACCGCAACTACCAAACAAGTACATAA